A stretch of Deinococcus aquiradiocola DNA encodes these proteins:
- the lysA gene encoding diaminopimelate decarboxylase — MTRTDTDPHVPLTDDQLRDAARRFGTPLYAYSAAELDAALARVRVAFGDARVWYAMKANPNLTLLRRLHRAGVGFECVSLGELGRAVHVGAGGDEVIVNGPAKTDEEYALGGQLGATFIVDRVEEAALLPRGSRVLVRVNPGLEVSTHDHLATGAARSKFGVRPLDLPGLLRDLRAGGHTLRGLHLHVGSAVRDAADFSAAFARVAELSAVTGPLEVLDVGGGWGLDADLHGIAARAREAAAAFGARVWVEPGRYLVARSGVLLTRVMGRKTTGRTFTLLDAGMTELLRPMLYGAQHPVRALWHEGAGEGQETRSDLAGPACESGDLLGQDVPLPAGARRGDLLTVLEAGAYGAAMSSNYLTRPRPAEVLWDGQDWVTMRRRESMADIWAAEENPT, encoded by the coding sequence ATGACCCGGACTGACACGGACCCGCACGTTCCCCTGACGGACGATCAGCTGCGCGACGCGGCAAGGCGCTTCGGCACGCCCCTGTACGCGTACAGCGCGGCCGAACTGGACGCCGCGCTCGCCCGCGTGCGGGTCGCGTTCGGGGACGCGCGCGTGTGGTACGCCATGAAAGCCAACCCGAACCTGACGCTGCTGCGCCGCCTGCACCGGGCCGGGGTCGGCTTCGAGTGCGTGTCGCTGGGCGAGCTGGGCCGCGCCGTGCACGTCGGCGCGGGCGGCGACGAGGTGATCGTGAACGGGCCCGCCAAGACGGACGAGGAGTACGCCCTGGGCGGGCAGCTGGGCGCGACGTTCATCGTGGACCGCGTGGAGGAGGCGGCGCTGCTGCCACGAGGGTCGCGGGTGCTGGTGCGCGTGAATCCGGGCCTGGAGGTCAGCACGCACGATCACCTCGCCACGGGCGCGGCACGCAGCAAGTTCGGCGTGCGGCCGCTGGACCTGCCGGGCCTGCTGCGGGACCTGCGGGCGGGTGGGCACACCCTGCGCGGCCTTCACCTGCACGTGGGGAGTGCCGTCCGGGACGCGGCGGACTTCTCGGCGGCGTTCGCGCGCGTGGCGGAACTGAGTGCCGTGACGGGACCGCTGGAGGTGCTGGACGTGGGGGGCGGCTGGGGGCTGGACGCCGACCTGCACGGCATCGCGGCGCGCGCGCGGGAAGCGGCGGCGGCGTTCGGGGCGCGGGTGTGGGTGGAGCCGGGACGGTACCTCGTGGCGCGGTCGGGCGTGCTGCTGACGCGCGTGATGGGCCGCAAGACGACAGGGCGGACGTTCACGCTGCTGGACGCGGGCATGACGGAACTGCTGCGCCCGATGCTGTACGGCGCACAGCACCCGGTGCGCGCCCTGTGGCACGAAGGCGCGGGAGAGGGTCAGGAGACGCGGTCTGACCTGGCCGGTCCGGCCTGCGAGAGCGGCGACCTGCTGGGGCAGGACGTGCCGCTCCCGGCGGGCGCGCGGCGCGGCGACCTGCTGACGGTCCTGGAAGCAGGCGCGTACGGGGCGGCCATGAGCAGCAACTACCTCACGCGGCCCCGCCCGGCCGAGGTGCTGTGGGACGGGCAGGACTGGGTAACGATGCGCCGCCGCGAGAGCATGGCGGACATCTGGGCGGCCGAGGAAAACCCCACCTGA
- a CDS encoding mismatch-specific DNA-glycosylase → MPDLLAPDLRLLLVGSAPSTISARAHAYYANPQNKFWRTLHAARITPRLFLPSEYPELLTLGVGLTDLAKRHAGADAALPGHAWDRPEFLTKVQTYRPRTVAFTSKRAASEALGQPTGRLPYGLQVQDLHGAQVWVLPSTSPLADTHFRLEPWLALGETLHSDQIELNS, encoded by the coding sequence GTGCCGGACCTGCTCGCACCGGACCTGCGCCTGCTGCTGGTGGGGTCGGCGCCCAGCACCATCAGCGCCCGCGCGCACGCCTACTACGCCAACCCGCAGAACAAGTTCTGGCGCACCCTGCACGCCGCACGCATCACGCCGCGCCTGTTCCTGCCGTCCGAGTACCCGGAACTGCTGACGCTGGGCGTGGGCCTCACGGACCTCGCCAAACGTCACGCCGGGGCGGACGCCGCCCTCCCCGGCCACGCCTGGGACCGCCCGGAATTCCTGACGAAGGTGCAGACGTACCGCCCGCGCACCGTCGCCTTCACCAGCAAGCGCGCGGCGAGCGAGGCGCTCGGACAGCCGACCGGTCGCCTCCCGTACGGCCTGCAGGTGCAGGACCTGCACGGCGCGCAGGTGTGGGTGCTGCCCAGCACCAGCCCCCTCGCAGACACGCACTTCCGGCTGGAGCCCTGGCTGGCGCTCGGCGAGACGCTCCACTCAGACCAGATTGAGCTGAACTCTTAG
- a CDS encoding sulfite oxidase-like oxidoreductase, whose product MLGRFFKKPDDDLGGRVPPGQTLTTRFPVLTYGPVPRYSKEDITVRVFGLAEEQTFSWIDLQKMPQTTLTYDIHCVTHWSKLDTTWTGVQVPELMRHITLKPGATHVMIHSVGGYTTNLSLEDFAREQNLLAHAFGNTPDTVAPLETEHGGPMRLVVPHLYFWKSAKWMNGLEFMSADEAGFWERNGYHMRGDPFKDERYSD is encoded by the coding sequence ATGCTCGGACGATTCTTCAAGAAGCCCGATGACGACCTCGGCGGCCGCGTGCCGCCCGGTCAGACACTCACCACGCGCTTCCCGGTCCTCACGTACGGCCCGGTGCCCCGCTACAGCAAGGAAGACATCACCGTGCGCGTGTTTGGACTGGCCGAAGAGCAGACCTTCTCGTGGATCGACCTGCAGAAGATGCCGCAGACCACCCTGACGTACGACATCCACTGCGTCACGCACTGGAGCAAGCTCGACACCACCTGGACCGGCGTGCAGGTGCCGGAACTGATGCGGCACATCACGCTCAAGCCGGGCGCGACGCACGTCATGATCCACTCGGTGGGCGGGTACACCACCAACCTGTCGCTGGAGGACTTCGCGCGGGAGCAGAACCTCCTCGCGCACGCCTTCGGGAACACGCCCGACACGGTCGCGCCGCTCGAGACGGAGCACGGCGGCCCGATGCGTCTGGTGGTCCCGCACCTGTACTTCTGGAAGAGCGCGAAGTGGATGAACGGCCTGGAGTTCATGAGCGCCGACGAGGCGGGCTTCTGGGAACGCAACGGCTACCACATGCGCGGCGATCCCTTCAAGGACGAGCGGTACAGCGATTGA